One window of the Zea mays cultivar B73 chromosome 3, Zm-B73-REFERENCE-NAM-5.0, whole genome shotgun sequence genome contains the following:
- the LOC100284487 gene encoding sulfate transporter, translating into MASAAADPLLPGEGSGRRLGFLPSSIRLKTSVWSELGGAVGDLGTYIPIVLALSLASHLDLGTTLIFTALYNFATGLLFGIPMPVQPMKSIAAVALSSAHLTVPQIMSAGLAVAAVLLFLGATGLMTCIYRLLPLPVVRGVQLSQGLSFAFTAVKYVRYVQDFSRSSSASTAVARPLLGLDGLVLALAALLFIILATGSGDDEDVSSDGMARRRRSCSRVPAALIVFALGLVLCFVRDPSILQGLRFGPSPLRLVGITWDDFKIGFWEGAVPQLPLSVLNSVIAVCKLSSDLFPERAELSPARVSVSVGLMNFVGCWFGAMPCCHGAGGLAGQYRFGGRSGASVVFLAIGKLALGLVFGNSFVTILGQFPIGILGVMLLFSGIELAMASRDMGTKEESFVMLICAGVSLTGSSAALGFISGIVLYLLLRLRDVDYQALAGRWGSDRRRTGNKVGDDEDA; encoded by the coding sequence ATGGCGTCCGCCGCCGCAGACCCGCTCCTCCCCGGCGAGGGCAGCGGCCGCCGCCTCGGGTTCCTCCCCTCAAGCATCCGCCTGAAGACGTCCGTCTGGTCCGAGCTGGGCGGCGCCGTGGGCGACCTGGGCACCTACATCCCGATCGTGCTCGCGCTGTCGCTCGCGTCCCACCTGGACCTCGGCACCACGCTCATCTTCACGGCCCTCTACAACTTCGCCACGGGCCTACTCTTCGGCATCCCCATGCCGGTGCAGCCCATGAAGTCGATCGCCGCCGTCGCGCTCTCCTCCGCGCACCTCACCGTCCCGCAGATCATGTCCGCGGGGCTCGCGGTCGCCGCCGTCCTGCTCTTCCTCGGCGCCACGGGCCTCATGACGTGCATCTACCGCCTCCTCCCGCTCCCCGTCGTGCGCGGCGTCCAGCTCTCGCAGGGGCTCTCCTTCGCCTTCACCGCCGTCAAGTACGTCCGCTACGTCCAGGACTTCTCGCGCTCCTCCTCTGCCTCCACCGCCGTGGCGCGCCCGCTCCTCGGCCTCGACGGCCTGGTCCTCGCTCTCGCCGCGCTGCTCTTCATCATCCTCGCCACCGGCTCCGGCGACGACGAGGACGTCTCCAGCGACGGCATGGCCCGTCGCCGCCGCTCCTGCAGCCGCGTCCCGGCGGCGCTCATCGTGTTCGCGCTCGGGCTGGTGCTCTGCTTCGTGCGCGACCCATCGATTCTGCAGGGCCTTCGCTTCGGGCCGTCGCCTCTACGGCTCGTCGGGATCACCTGGGACGATTTCAAGATCGGGTTCTGGGAAGGTGCCGTGCCGCAGCTCCCGCTGTCCGTGCTCAACTCGGTGATCGCGGTGTGCAAGCTCTCGTCGGATCTGTTCCCCGAACGGGCCGAGCTCTCCCCGGCGCGGGTGTCGGTGAGCGTCGGCCTCATGAACTTCGTCGGCTGCTGGTTCGGCGCCATGCCGTGCTGCCACGGCGCGGGCGGATTGGCGGGGCAGTACCGGTTCGGCGGCCGGAGCGGCGCGTCCGTGGTGTTCCTGGCCATCGGCAAGCTGGCGCTGGGGCTTGTGTTCGGAAACTCGTTCGTGACGATCCTCGGCCAGTTCCCGATCGGGATACTGGGCGTCATGCTGCTCTTCTCCGGGATCGAGCTTGCCATGGCGTCGCGCGACATGGGTACTaaggaggagtccttcgtcatGCTTATCTGCGCCGGAGTCTCGCTCACGGGCTCGAGCGCCGCGCTGGGGTTCATCTCGGGGATTGTTTTGTACCTGCTGCTGCGCCTCAGGGACGTGGACTACCAAGCA